The following coding sequences are from one Lysinibacillus sp. FSL W8-0992 window:
- the hmpA gene encoding NO-inducible flavohemoprotein, protein MLKQETVQIIKATVPVLEVHGVEITKTFYKNLFQAHPELLNIFNHTNQEKGRQQTALANTVYAAAVHIENLEAILPAVMLIAHKHRSLGILPEHYPIVGEFLLKAIKEVLGDAATDDIINAWAEAYGVIADVFIQVEEELYQKAENNGGWRLFKPLKVAKKEVESDLVTSIYFVNEDGSPLPEYEPGQYISIRVKVPGEEYLLNRQYTLSQASAEDGYRISVKRESEHTPNGKVSNFIHNVLQVGDLVDVSVPAGLFVLQESATPITFVSGGIGVTPLNSMLQSLKDNAANEVNFIQCARNENVVAFSDDIKDKVNMLPNASYTALYSDEDKLLTKELLAEQVTNNTDVYICGPIGFMEVVIKNLHEIGVKDEKIHYEFFGPAMQLAN, encoded by the coding sequence ATGTTAAAACAAGAAACAGTACAAATTATTAAAGCGACAGTACCCGTATTAGAAGTTCATGGGGTAGAAATTACGAAGACGTTCTATAAAAATTTGTTTCAAGCTCATCCAGAATTATTAAATATTTTTAACCACACAAACCAAGAAAAAGGTCGTCAACAAACTGCGCTAGCAAATACAGTTTATGCAGCGGCAGTTCATATTGAAAATTTAGAAGCCATTTTACCGGCAGTTATGTTAATAGCTCATAAACACCGTAGTTTAGGAATTTTACCAGAGCATTACCCAATTGTGGGTGAGTTCTTATTAAAAGCGATTAAAGAAGTATTAGGTGATGCAGCTACAGATGACATTATCAATGCATGGGCTGAAGCTTATGGCGTCATTGCTGATGTTTTCATTCAAGTAGAAGAAGAGCTATATCAAAAAGCTGAAAATAATGGTGGCTGGCGTTTATTTAAACCATTAAAAGTAGCGAAAAAAGAAGTTGAAAGCGACCTTGTTACTTCTATTTACTTTGTAAATGAAGATGGCTCACCACTTCCTGAATACGAACCTGGCCAATATATTAGCATTCGTGTGAAAGTACCTGGTGAAGAATATTTATTGAACCGTCAATATACGCTTTCACAAGCTAGTGCAGAGGACGGCTACCGTATTTCAGTAAAACGTGAAAGTGAGCATACTCCGAATGGTAAAGTATCTAACTTCATTCATAATGTGTTACAAGTTGGAGATTTAGTAGATGTAAGCGTACCTGCAGGATTATTTGTTCTACAAGAAAGTGCAACGCCAATTACATTCGTTAGTGGAGGTATTGGTGTAACACCATTAAACAGTATGCTGCAATCATTAAAAGATAATGCAGCAAATGAAGTTAATTTCATTCAATGTGCGCGTAATGAAAATGTAGTAGCTTTCAGTGATGACATTAAAGACAAAGTAAACATGCTTCCTAATGCATCGTATACTGCGCTTTATTCTGATGAGGACAAGTTACTGACAAAAGAATTATTAGCTGAGCAAGTAACGAACAATACGGACGTTTATATTTGTGGTCCGATCGGCTTTATGGAAGTAGTAATTAAAAATCTCCATGAAATCGGCGTAAAAGATGAAAAGATT
- a CDS encoding methyl-accepting chemotaxis protein, translating into MRFTIYKKLILGFFIVILVLIGTIALNFKQLNSVNGTYQELLEEQTKKSISIQELRVIAKQEIVSMRGYLLLGDKQNRDGNKSAREEFKEKSESLMATLESKKSIELLESVNKSEQNVQQFADRMFALKDAGETEQYEKLDSSQGRLILKQFDERVENLANYQSEAVEAKIATTSKDIDAIKLNMISLGVFAVIISLIIAMIMGTIISRPIKGMAKAAQKIAEGDLTAEQIRIKNRDEVGDLALAFNQMAQNLKSLITNVSKNTAQVSASAAELTASADQTIQATEQITSAMQEVASGSEAQGKNATESSQAMKNMTNGIQQLASTTAAVSELAIETNTEANKGNESLHRVISQMDTINTAVLESANVVKNLGNHSVEIGNIISIITDIAEQTNLLALNAAIEAARAGDHGRGFAVVANEVKKLAEQSKKSAEQISGLISEIQQETNRAVTVMDTGTQEVQVGMQVVKVAEEGFSKIVDLIEQVSKQIQEATTVSEEMSSSAEQIYASFDEIATIAQTSSSNLQNVASASEEQLATIEEVAASAATLSTMAEELQTQVSRFKVQ; encoded by the coding sequence ATGCGATTTACGATTTACAAAAAATTAATTCTCGGTTTTTTTATTGTTATTTTAGTTTTAATTGGCACTATAGCTTTAAACTTTAAGCAGCTTAATTCAGTAAACGGGACTTATCAAGAGTTACTCGAAGAACAGACAAAAAAATCTATTAGCATTCAAGAGCTAAGAGTAATTGCAAAACAGGAAATTGTAAGTATGCGTGGATATCTTTTACTTGGAGATAAACAAAATCGTGATGGTAATAAATCCGCTCGTGAAGAATTTAAAGAAAAATCCGAAAGTTTAATGGCAACATTAGAATCAAAAAAATCAATTGAATTATTAGAATCTGTCAATAAAAGTGAGCAAAACGTTCAGCAATTTGCTGATCGTATGTTTGCTTTAAAGGATGCTGGCGAAACAGAACAATATGAGAAATTAGACAGCTCTCAAGGTCGACTTATTCTTAAACAATTCGACGAGCGTGTTGAAAACCTTGCCAACTATCAAAGTGAAGCTGTAGAAGCAAAAATAGCTACTACCTCAAAAGATATTGATGCTATTAAATTAAACATGATTTCGCTTGGTGTGTTTGCCGTCATCATTAGTCTGATAATTGCCATGATTATGGGAACTATTATTTCTCGACCTATTAAAGGGATGGCAAAAGCAGCGCAAAAAATTGCTGAGGGTGATTTAACAGCTGAACAAATTCGCATTAAAAATCGTGATGAAGTTGGTGATTTAGCCCTTGCCTTCAATCAAATGGCTCAAAATCTAAAAAGTTTAATTACCAATGTTAGTAAAAACACAGCACAAGTAAGTGCTTCAGCTGCTGAATTAACTGCAAGTGCAGATCAAACAATCCAAGCTACTGAACAAATTACATCCGCTATGCAGGAAGTCGCTAGTGGCTCAGAGGCACAAGGGAAAAATGCTACAGAAAGCTCACAAGCTATGAAAAATATGACTAACGGCATTCAGCAATTAGCATCAACAACGGCTGCTGTTTCTGAACTTGCCATTGAAACGAATACTGAGGCAAACAAGGGGAATGAGTCGCTACATCGCGTCATTTCGCAGATGGATACTATTAATACAGCAGTTTTAGAATCTGCTAACGTTGTTAAAAATTTAGGTAACCATTCTGTTGAGATTGGGAATATTATTAGTATTATTACTGACATCGCTGAGCAAACCAATTTACTAGCATTGAACGCTGCTATTGAAGCTGCTCGAGCGGGTGATCATGGTCGAGGCTTTGCAGTCGTAGCTAACGAAGTGAAAAAGTTAGCTGAGCAATCTAAAAAGTCAGCAGAACAAATTTCAGGGTTAATTTCAGAAATCCAACAGGAAACAAACCGTGCTGTTACAGTAATGGATACTGGTACACAAGAGGTTCAAGTTGGTATGCAGGTTGTTAAAGTGGCTGAGGAAGGTTTTTCAAAAATCGTTGACCTTATTGAGCAAGTGTCAAAACAAATACAAGAAGCAACAACTGTTTCTGAGGAAATGTCTTCTAGTGCTGAACAAATCTATGCATCCTTCGATGAAATAGCTACAATTGCACAAACGTCATCTTCTAACCTTCAAAATGTAGCTTCTGCTTCCGAAGAGCAGCTTGCGACAATTGAAGAAGTTGCAGCTTCTGCGGCAACTTTATCGACAATGGCTGAAGAATTGCAAACACAAGTTTCTCGCTTTAAGGTGCAATAG
- a CDS encoding nucleoside deaminase, whose amino-acid sequence MNRWMERAVELALQNIEQGGQPFGAVLVKNNEIIGEGVNELHLRPDSTGHAELLALRRAQEKLGSTDLRGTVMYASGAPCPMCFGAMAMAGVDKAYFANSLADAIAVGLSRSSEVYADLQKIDEEREFRMIHMPVEDEGKNPMHVWYSKT is encoded by the coding sequence ATGAACCGATGGATGGAGCGAGCAGTGGAGCTAGCTCTTCAAAATATAGAACAAGGTGGTCAACCATTTGGGGCTGTCTTAGTAAAAAATAATGAAATCATTGGTGAAGGTGTAAATGAACTGCACCTACGACCAGATAGTACGGGCCATGCCGAGCTGCTTGCTTTAAGACGAGCGCAAGAAAAGCTAGGCTCTACAGATTTACGCGGAACGGTGATGTATGCAAGTGGGGCACCTTGTCCGATGTGCTTTGGCGCGATGGCGATGGCCGGAGTGGATAAGGCTTATTTTGCAAACTCTTTAGCTGATGCCATTGCAGTAGGTTTAAGCCGCTCAAGCGAGGTCTATGCAGATTTACAAAAAATAGATGAAGAACGCGAGTTTCGAATGATTCATATGCCAGTAGAGGATGAAGGTAAAAATCCAATGCATGTTTGGTATAGTAAAACTTAA
- a CDS encoding VOC family protein, whose product MKSATTFLMFQGQAHDALEQYKQWFPELAVETLTYVENTQQVAMAEVDLKGLKIKLNDSPIKHNFSFTPAISIFLECETKEEIESLVEQILDGGQALMPLDNYGFSKQFAWIQDRFGVSWQLTYN is encoded by the coding sequence ATGAAAAGTGCTACTACATTTTTAATGTTTCAAGGACAAGCTCATGATGCCTTGGAGCAATACAAGCAATGGTTTCCAGAACTAGCGGTTGAAACTTTGACATATGTGGAAAACACACAACAGGTTGCTATGGCAGAAGTCGATTTAAAAGGTTTGAAAATCAAGTTGAATGACAGTCCAATCAAACATAACTTTTCATTTACTCCAGCGATATCAATCTTTTTAGAGTGTGAGACGAAGGAAGAAATTGAAAGCCTTGTTGAGCAAATATTGGACGGTGGTCAAGCGTTAATGCCATTGGATAATTACGGTTTCTCGAAACAGTTTGCTTGGATTCAGGATCGCTTCGGTGTATCGTGGCAACTTACGTATAATTAA
- a CDS encoding DUF1801 domain-containing protein, with amino-acid sequence MEAYIELVDEKWRDSFAKLADVIATNIPAGFEQTMNYDMISYVVPLTSYPKGYHVTPNTPLPFISLAAQKRHIAVYHMGIYADNALLSWFQEEYAKRVPTKLNMGKSCIRFTSTKNIPYDLIGELVSKMTPGEWINRYEGELSK; translated from the coding sequence ATGGAAGCATATATTGAACTGGTAGATGAAAAATGGCGTGATAGTTTTGCCAAGCTTGCGGACGTTATAGCAACGAATATTCCTGCTGGATTTGAACAAACAATGAATTACGACATGATAAGTTATGTAGTTCCGTTAACGTCATATCCAAAAGGGTATCATGTAACACCTAATACGCCCTTACCATTTATTAGCTTGGCAGCGCAGAAGCGACATATAGCTGTTTATCATATGGGCATTTATGCAGACAACGCTTTATTGTCTTGGTTTCAAGAGGAGTACGCCAAGAGAGTGCCAACAAAGTTAAATATGGGGAAAAGTTGTATTCGTTTTACTAGTACAAAAAATATTCCTTATGATTTAATAGGAGAGCTCGTTTCGAAAATGACTCCTGGGGAATGGATTAATAGATATGAAGGAGAATTAAGCAAATGA
- a CDS encoding RrF2 family transcriptional regulator: MRLTLYTDYSLRTLIYLGAKEEGQLSTIQEISDAYNISKNHLMKVTHQLGLLGYIETIRGRGGGIRLAIDPKSITIGEIVRHTEEDFHLVECFDKENNLCKIAPECQLKGVLYEALQAYMAVLDRYSLDDFLHSKEKLMALLFGK; encoded by the coding sequence ATGCGATTAACTTTATACACAGATTACTCCCTTCGGACACTCATTTATCTAGGAGCAAAAGAAGAGGGTCAGCTCTCAACCATTCAAGAAATTTCAGATGCCTATAATATATCAAAAAACCATCTTATGAAAGTGACACACCAATTGGGGCTACTTGGTTACATCGAAACAATTCGAGGCAGAGGTGGCGGCATCCGTTTAGCAATTGACCCTAAATCAATTACTATTGGTGAAATTGTACGCCATACAGAAGAAGATTTTCACCTTGTTGAATGCTTCGACAAAGAAAATAACTTATGTAAAATCGCACCGGAATGTCAATTAAAAGGTGTTCTTTATGAAGCCTTACAAGCATATATGGCTGTCCTTGATCGTTACTCCCTTGATGATTTTTTACATTCAAAGGAAAAATTAATGGCTTTATTATTTGGCAAATAA
- a CDS encoding DUF1648 domain-containing protein, with amino-acid sequence MYRPVLKLPKTKYEKILDIIGGGIFIVSIIFIISQWNTLPEEIPAHFNGAGEVDRWGSKIELFILPGIGIFLWIFLGLLEKVPYMHNYPARLNESNVEAFYLNSRKILNEIKNLCLILFAVISFEIVLVALGKVDGLGWWFLPVVLIGTGIPIVKGLIASSKIK; translated from the coding sequence ATGTATAGACCGGTTTTGAAATTGCCGAAAACGAAGTATGAAAAAATTTTGGACATAATTGGTGGCGGAATATTTATTGTATCCATCATATTTATTATTTCTCAATGGAACACCTTACCTGAAGAAATTCCAGCACATTTTAATGGTGCGGGAGAGGTGGATCGATGGGGTTCGAAAATAGAACTATTCATTTTACCGGGTATCGGAATTTTTTTGTGGATATTTTTAGGACTTCTTGAAAAAGTACCATATATGCATAACTACCCAGCACGTTTAAATGAGAGCAATGTCGAGGCCTTTTATTTAAATAGCCGTAAAATATTGAATGAAATAAAAAACCTTTGCTTAATTTTATTTGCAGTCATCTCTTTTGAAATTGTACTTGTTGCATTAGGAAAGGTAGATGGATTAGGTTGGTGGTTCTTGCCAGTTGTACTAATTGGTACAGGTATTCCGATTGTTAAAGGCTTAATTGCTTCATCGAAGATTAAGTAA
- a CDS encoding HAD-IIB family hydrolase has translation MKFVFDLDGTICFKGQPLSAGITAALEDCLKNGHEVIFASARPIRDMLPVLPESMRTFPMVGGNGAFIANNGDIREIAAFDGEIIEAIKQIITTYQLAYLVDGDWDYAYTGSESHPIYQNLDPLQLAKRVVLEELKDIVKIVLFPGEHHQNILAQLRKLPISLYEHASENILDMSPSGIDKWTGLTKLGVLQNQFIAFGNDANDAAMFEKALASVCVGEHPVGQHATVQVPSEETAVIEIIKCQALKQF, from the coding sequence GTGAAATTTGTATTTGATTTAGATGGTACGATTTGTTTTAAAGGTCAGCCTTTAAGTGCAGGAATAACGGCTGCATTAGAGGATTGTCTAAAGAATGGACATGAAGTTATTTTTGCTTCAGCTCGCCCGATTCGAGATATGTTACCAGTATTGCCAGAGTCAATGCGCACGTTTCCAATGGTTGGGGGAAACGGAGCTTTTATAGCCAACAATGGCGATATAAGAGAAATCGCAGCATTTGATGGAGAAATTATAGAAGCAATCAAACAAATTATAACAACCTATCAATTAGCGTATTTAGTAGATGGTGACTGGGATTACGCCTACACAGGTAGTGAATCACATCCGATTTATCAAAACTTAGATCCACTACAGCTTGCAAAACGAGTGGTACTGGAGGAACTAAAAGACATTGTTAAAATTGTATTATTCCCTGGTGAGCACCATCAAAATATTTTGGCACAGCTACGAAAGCTACCAATTTCGTTATATGAACATGCATCTGAAAATATTTTAGATATGAGCCCCAGTGGGATTGATAAATGGACAGGTTTAACGAAATTAGGGGTATTACAAAATCAGTTTATCGCGTTTGGCAATGATGCAAATGATGCTGCAATGTTTGAAAAAGCATTAGCGAGTGTTTGTGTTGGTGAGCATCCAGTAGGTCAGCATGCCACTGTACAGGTGCCATCTGAAGAAACAGCAGTGATCGAAATAATAAAGTGTCAGGCACTCAAACAATTTTGA
- a CDS encoding GNAT family N-acetyltransferase: protein MAVTLVKHDIKYAEAMHALSSMPQVRDALGLPAGKVEDTINFIKRECVDEEEGKTVPRVVLNEEGRLIGVTALMYIDHDNKNCHIGSWLGHEFWGQGYNEEAKKAILEIAFFDLGLERVFAGARKINIRSQKAQEKLPFIRIGVEKDFPQEHSWLELKEKQPCVLNVFERKDFVRYHTSIEKVQGDRESYMSYLLLADESEVAVRQYMNDGELYAITCGEKLAGVALLIAQSDTTVELKNIAVVPAFQGKGIGKEVLNKIYAVCEAQCFKNIIVGTANSSIDNIAFYQKSGFRMEAIEKDFFSNYPEPIYENGIRALDMIIFSKAL, encoded by the coding sequence ATGGCAGTAACTTTAGTGAAGCATGACATTAAATATGCTGAAGCAATGCATGCATTGTCTTCAATGCCACAGGTTCGGGATGCTCTTGGGTTACCTGCTGGGAAAGTAGAAGATACGATTAACTTTATAAAACGTGAATGTGTAGACGAGGAAGAGGGGAAAACTGTTCCTCGCGTTGTGCTCAATGAAGAAGGACGACTCATAGGTGTAACGGCACTAATGTATATAGATCATGATAATAAAAACTGTCATATTGGATCTTGGTTAGGTCATGAGTTTTGGGGACAAGGCTACAATGAGGAAGCGAAAAAGGCAATTTTAGAAATCGCTTTTTTTGATTTAGGACTTGAACGTGTTTTCGCAGGAGCTAGAAAGATCAATATTCGCTCACAAAAGGCACAAGAAAAGTTGCCTTTTATTCGTATTGGGGTAGAAAAGGATTTTCCACAGGAACATTCTTGGTTAGAACTGAAGGAAAAGCAACCGTGTGTATTAAATGTTTTTGAACGAAAGGATTTTGTTCGATACCATACATCTATTGAAAAGGTGCAGGGTGATCGTGAAAGCTATATGTCCTATCTATTACTAGCAGACGAAAGTGAAGTTGCCGTTCGTCAATATATGAATGACGGTGAATTATACGCAATTACATGTGGTGAGAAATTAGCAGGTGTCGCATTACTTATTGCACAGTCTGATACAACAGTAGAATTAAAAAATATAGCTGTTGTGCCAGCGTTTCAAGGTAAAGGTATCGGTAAGGAAGTTTTAAACAAAATTTATGCGGTTTGTGAAGCGCAATGTTTTAAAAATATTATAGTAGGCACAGCCAATTCTAGTATCGATAACATTGCTTTTTATCAAAAATCGGGTTTTCGTATGGAAGCCATAGAGAAAGATTTTTTCAGTAATTATCCAGAGCCGATTTATGAAAATGGTATACGCGCATTGGACATGATTATATTTTCAAAGGCACTATAA
- a CDS encoding GNAT family N-acetyltransferase, whose translation MIYKNSLEGISSDMLNGFFVDWPSPPNLQTHLRLLEKSSKIVLAIDDNTNEVIGFITAISDGVLSAYIPLLEVLPQYKNKGIGKELVRRMLIELDNIYMIDLCCDDDLVPYYEKFGMTKTNGMVYRNYKMQSGSL comes from the coding sequence ATGATTTATAAAAATTCACTCGAAGGTATTTCTTCAGATATGTTAAACGGTTTTTTTGTAGACTGGCCGAGTCCACCTAATCTACAAACGCATTTACGTTTATTGGAGAAAAGCAGCAAAATAGTTTTGGCGATTGATGATAATACAAACGAAGTGATAGGGTTTATTACCGCAATTAGTGATGGTGTTCTGTCTGCCTATATCCCCTTACTAGAAGTATTACCACAATACAAAAATAAAGGTATAGGCAAGGAGTTAGTAAGACGAATGCTTATAGAACTCGATAATATTTATATGATCGATTTATGCTGTGATGATGACCTCGTACCATACTATGAAAAATTCGGAATGACAAAAACAAACGGTATGGTTTATAGAAATTATAAAATGCAATCAGGAAGTTTATGA
- a CDS encoding YdeI/OmpD-associated family protein, whose translation MVPLLRDELAEHPIDLAFYDALTPGYQKDWAHYIYSAKKQETQLARLVEMREITRAGFKTKEHYRKAKAEGQV comes from the coding sequence ATGGTTCCTTTATTGCGAGATGAACTTGCAGAACATCCAATTGATTTAGCCTTTTACGATGCATTAACGCCAGGATATCAAAAGGATTGGGCTCACTACATTTATAGTGCGAAAAAGCAAGAAACGCAGCTAGCTCGTTTAGTGGAGATGCGTGAAATTACAAGGGCTGGCTTTAAGACGAAGGAGCATTATCGAAAAGCGAAAGCGGAAGGCCAAGTATAA